Genomic DNA from Triticum dicoccoides isolate Atlit2015 ecotype Zavitan chromosome 4B, WEW_v2.0, whole genome shotgun sequence:
ggcaacccaattgtatttttgttccttgatttttgttcctgtttagtaataaataattcatctagcctctgcttagatgtggttttatgttttaattagtgtttgtgccaagtagaacctttgggaagacttgggtgaagtctttatgatcttgctgtaaaaaacagaaactttagagctcatGAGATTagttgccatttttttactggagagagcttttaggttgattctttttgaagatgattaatagaaaaattcctcacgtccatcaatttatttcagaatttttggagttccaggagtattcgaaagttacagattgctacagactgttctatttttcacagattctgtttttcgtgtgttgtttgcttattttgatgaatctatggctagtatcgggggggggggtatgaaccatatagaagttggaatacaataggtttaacaccaatataaataaataatgagttcattacagtaccttaaagtggtggtttgctttcttgcactaacggagctcatgagattttctgttgagttttgtgctgtgaaattttcaagttttgggtaaagatttgatggatcatggaataaggagtggcaagagactaagcttggggatgcccaaggcaccccaaggtaaaattcaaggacaatcaaaagcctaagcttggggatgccctggaaggcatcccctctttcgtcttcgtccatcggtaactttacttgatcgggtgtgatagattcctacattcacatacaacgggtgtaagatagttctacacatgcaaaaacacttaggttaacttgatgagcctagcatgtacagacatggcctcggaacacagagaccaaaaggtcgaacatgagtcgtatggaagatacgatcaacatgaagatgttcaccgatgatgactagtccgtttcacgtgatgatcggacacggcctagtcgactcggatcatgtaacacttagatgactagagggatgtcaaatctgagtgggagttcattaaataatttgattagatgaacttaattatcatgaacttagtctaaaatctttgcaaaaaatgtcttgtagatcaaatggccaacgctcatgtcaacatgaacttcaatgcgttcctagagaaaaccaagctgaaagatgatggcagcaactatacagactgggtccgaaacctgaggatcatcctcatagctgccaagaaagcatatgtcctagaagaaccgctaggtgaagcacccatcccagagaaccaagacgttatgaacgcttggcagtcacgtgctgatgagtactccctcattcagtgtggcatgctttacagctcagaaccggggctccaaaagcgttttgagcaacacagagcatatgagatgatcgagtagctgaaaatggttttccaagctcatgcctgggtcgagagatatgaagtctccgacaagttctatagttgtaagatggaggaaaatagttctgtcagtgagcacatactcaaaatgtctgggttgcacaaccgcctgtcccagctggacattaacctcccggacgaggcggtcattgacagaatgctTGAatcactcccaccgagctacaagagctttgtgatgaactacaatatgcaggggatggtgaaaactattcctaaagtattttcaatgctgaagtcggcagaggtagaaatcaagaaagaacatcaagtgttgatggtcaataaaaccaccaagttcaagaagggcaagggtaagaagaacttcaagaaggacggcaaggatgttgccgcacccggtaagccagttgccgagaagaagtcaaagaatggacccaagcctaagactgagtgcttttattgcaaagggaagggtcactggaagcggaactgccccaaatacttagcggacaagaaggccggcaacactaaaggtatatgtgatatacatgtaattgatgtgtaccttaccagtactcgtagtaactcctgggtatttgataccggtgcggttgctcatatttgtaactcacagcaggagctgcggaataagcggagactggcgaaggacgaggtgacgatgcacgtcgggaatggttccaaggtcgatgtgatcgccgtcggcacgctacctctacatttacccacgggattagttttaaacctcaataattgttattcagtgccaagtttgagcatgaacattgtatctggatctcgtttaatacgagatggctactcatttaaatccgagaataatggttgttctatttatatgagagatatgttttatggtcatgccccgatggtcaatggtttattcttaatgaatctcgaacataatgttacacatattcatagtgtgaataccaaaagatgtaaagttgataaagatagtcccacatacttgtggcactgccgccttggtcacattggtgtcaagcgcatgaagaagctccatgctgatggacttttagagtctctcgattatgaatcatttgacacatgcgaaccatgcctcatgggcaaaatgatcaagactccgttctccggaacaatggagcgagcaaccaacttattggaaatcatacatactgatgtgtgtggtccaatgagcgttgaggctcgcggaggatatcgttatgttctcactctcactgatgacttaagtagatatgggtatgtctacttaatgaaacacaagtctgagacctttgaaaatttcaaggaatttcagaatgaagtagagaatcaacgtgaccgaaaaataaaattcttacgatcagatcgtggaggagaatatttaagtcacgaatttggtacacacttaagaaaatgtggaatcgtttcacaactcacgccgcctggaacacctcagtgtaacggtgtgtccgaacgtcgtaatcgcactctattggatatggtgcgatctatgatgtcttttaccgatttaccgctatcattttggggatacgctctagagacagctactttcactttaaatagggctccgtctaaatccgttgagacgataccgtatgaattatggtttgggaagaaacctaagctgtcgtttctaaaagtttggggatgcgatgcttatgtcaagaaactttaacctaaaaagctcgaacccaagtcggaaaaatgcgtcttcataggataccctaaggaaaccattgggtataccttctaccttagatccgaaggcaagatctttgttgccaagaacggatcctttctggaaaaggagtttctctcgaaaggagtaagtgggaggaaagtagaactcgatgaagtactacctcttgaacgggaaagtagtgcagctcaggaaaatgttcctgtggtgcctgcaccgactagagaggaaattaatgatgatgatcaaggtactttggatcaagttgctactgaacttcgtaggtccacaaggacacattccacaccagagtggtatggcaaccttgtcctggaaatcatgttgttagacaacggtgaaccttcgaactatgaagaagcgatggcgggcccagattccaacaaatggcttgaagccatgcaatctgagatagaatccatgtatgaaaacaaagtatggactttgacagacttgcccgatgatcggcgagcgatagaaaacaaatggatctttaagaagaagatggacgcagatggtaatattaccatctataaagctcgacttgtcgctaagggttatcggcaagttcaaggggttgactacgatgagactttctctcccgtagcgaagctgaagtccgtccgaatcatgttagcaattgccgcatactatgattatgagatatggcagatggacgtcaaaacggcattccttaacggctatcttaaggaagaactgtatatgatgcagccggagggttttgtcgatcctaagaatgctaacaaggtatgcaagctccagcgatccatttatgggctggtgcaagcatctcggagttggaacatttgctttgatgagatgatcaaagcatttgggtttatgcagacttatggagaagcctgcgtttacaagaaagtgagtgggagctctgtagcatttctcatattatatgtagatgacatacttttgatgggaaatgatatagaattcttggacaacattaaggcctacttgaataagtgtttttcaatgaaggaccttggagaagctgcttacatattaggcatcaagatctatagggatagatcaagacgcctcataggtctttcacaaagcacatagcttgataagatattgaagaagttcaatatggatcagtccaagaaagggttcttgcctgtattgcaaggtgtgagattgagctcgactcaatgcccaaccacggcagaaggtaaagaagagatgagtgtcatcccgtatgcctcatccataggatctattatgtatgccatgctgtgtaccagacctgatgtaaaccttgccgtaagtttggtaggaaggtaccaaagtaatcccggcaaggaacactggacaacggtctagaatatcctgaagtacctaaaaaggacaaaggacatgtttctcgtctatggaggtgacgaagagatcgtcgtaaagggttacgtcgacgctagctttgacacagatctggatgactctaagtcacaaaccggatacgtgtatatgttgaatcgtggagcagtaagctggtgcagttgcaagcagagcatcatggcgggatctacatgtgaagcggagtacatggcagccttggaggcagcgcatgaagcaatatggatgaaggagttcatcaccgacctaggagtcatacccaatgcgtcggggccaatcactctcttctgtgacaacactggagctattgctcttgccaaggagcccaggtttcacaagaagaccaggcacatcaagcgttgtttcaactccatccgtgaaaatgttcaggatggagacatagatatttgtaaagtacatacggatctgaatttcgcagatccgttgactaaacctcttccgcgagcaaaacatgatcaacaccagaactctatgggtgttctattcatcacaatgtaactagattattgactctagtgcaagtgggagactgttggacatatgccctagaggcaataataaaaggattattattatatttccttgttcatgataattgtcttttattcatgctataattgtattatccggaaatggtaatacatgtgtgaatacatagaccacaatatgtccctagtgagcctctagttgactagctcgttgatcaacagatagtcatggtttcctgactatggacattggatgtcattgataacgggatcacatcattaggagaatgatgtgatggacaagacccaatcctatgcatagcacaagatcatgtagttcgttttgctagagcttttccaatgtcaagtatcttttccttagaccatgagatcgtgtaactcccggataccgtaggagtgctttgggtgtaccaaacgtcacaacgtaacgtggtgactataaaggtatgctacgggtatctccgaaagtgtcggttgggttgacacggatcgagactgggatttgtcactccgtatgacggagaggtatctttggacccacttggtaatgcatcatcataatgagctcaaagtgaccaagtgtctggtcacgggatcatgcattacggtacgagtaaagtgacttgtcggtaacgagattgaacgaggtattgggataccgacgatcgaatctcgggcaagtaacgaaaagattgacaaagggaattgtatacggggttgcttgaatcctcgacatcgtggttcatccgatgagatcatcaaggagcatgtgggagccaacatgggtatccagatcccgctgttggttattgaccggagagcagtctcggtcatgtctgtgtgtctcccgaacccgtagggtctacacacttaaggttcggtgatgctagggttgtaaagacattagtatgcagcaaaccgaaagttgttcggagtcccggatgagatcctggatgtcacaaggagttccagaatggtccggaggtaaagaattatatatgggaagtcgagtttcggccatcgggaaagttttgggggtcaccggtattgtaccgggaccaccggaagggtcccgggggtccaccgggtggggccacccatcccggagggccccatgggctgaagtgggaggggaaccagcccctggtgggctggtgcgcccctcctgggcccccctctgcgcctagggttgggaaccctaggggagggggcgcctccacttgccttggggggcaagtctccccccttggccgccgccccctaggagatcccatctcctaggaccGGCGCACCCCCCTNNNNNNNNNNNNNNNNNNNNNNNNNNNNNNNNNNNNNNNNNNNNNNNNNNNNNNNNNNNNNNNNNNNNNNNNNNNNNNNNNNNNNNNNNNNNNNNNNNNNNNNNNNNNNNNNNNNNNNNNNNNNNNNNNNNNNNNNNNNNNNNNNNNNNNNNNNNNNNNNNNNNNNNNNNNNNNNNNNNNNNNNNNNNNNNNNNNNNNNNNNNNNNNNNNNNNNNNNNNNNNNNNNNNNNNNNNNNNNNNNNNNNNNNNNNNNNNNNNNNNNNNNNNNNNNNNNNNNNNNNNNNNNNNNNNNNNNNNNNNNNNNNNNNNNNNNNNNNNNNctggcgcctcccttcccccttgctacacctcctcctcccgcaaacgcttggcgaagccctgccggaaccctgctgcatccaccaccacgccgtcgtgttgctggatcttcatcaacctctcctccccccttgctggatcaagaaggaggagacgtcacgctgaccgtatgtgtgttgaatgcggaggtgccgtccgttcggcgctaggatctccggtgatttggatcacgacgagaacgactccctcaaccccgttctcttgaacgcttccgctcgcaatctacaagggtatgtagatgcactcccctctctcgttgctagatgaactcatagattgatcttggtgaatgtaggatatttttattttatgcaacgttccccaacaccggcgCTAACCCGCgcgctgggggcgtgatgccccccagtcgcggcgcccatgttattttgaaaaatcTAAACACGACACAAAAACGTCGCAAATTCATTGCAAACTTCAgcaagttcgttcaaacttaaacatattttacaaaaaagaaaaaaactactaggGGCCGCCACTCGCCGTCTCCATCGCCGCTCCTCGCcgtccgcctcgccgctccccgccgcccgccacCCGCCCTCACAGTTCTACATgctgaggaggctgtagaaccgcgtgtagttgccgccgccatcgtcgtcgtcgtcgccgcctccgccgccgccgtccctgctgcatcccctcCCCCGGTTggtgcggcgggttggacggtccgggggcggccTCCTCGTCGTCGTTGTCAAGGATGACGACGTTGTGCTTGTCCTCACGCCCGCGCTTGCAGGCTTTGATATCCTCCAGGGCCcgacgctgccggaccatctcgtcgcggaggtagtcgtcccgcgcccactgcagggcctcctcgtcggagaagccgcgccgggctatctcctcgtactccggggggaggctgggctccggcttgggctcgacgaggacgaagcggccggatGGGTGGGGGGGTGGAGTcaccgatgcggacgccggaggaGCTGCGTGttttggggctccggcttgacagggcggaggcagggagagcccgacgagcggccggacgaggaggaggatgcgCCGGGCCGTTCCATAcgcctcggcgtccaggagctcccACAGCGGCGTGAGAAggtcgggggagcggggtactcgaggcgcggcgtgttgccgccctcgatgtactcgaggacgaccTCCAACGTGCGGCCGGGTACGCtccaccaccggcgccggccctcggagttgagcctgccggagggcacgacgacGTTCGTCGCCACGAGCTGCTCGGCGTGTCGGCGGCGGAAATAGGACTCCCAGAGCGGGCTATCGGGAGTGTACCGTGGGCCTTCCCTCGCGGCCCGCGGCAGGGACGCGCGGATGTGTGcaatctccgcacgccgcgccgccccgATGGGCAgtggtggcaccggcacgccgccgacgCTGATCCTCCAcgacccgggcacccgcatgtctggCGGGGCCGGGTACTCGACCTCGaagaggaggcgagcctcgtcctcgtgcaGATGCCGGCGGCCGAAAccattcgccgccgcgccgtcgcctgggaagcacTCGGCCATCCTTCTGAGCTGGAGACGACGAGAAGAGGAAAAGGGAGAAGTGGGCGCGTCGGCTGTGTCGTGTGTGTGCGTATCTCCGGCGCGCTGGTTCTCAGCTTATATAGGCGGAAGCGTCGCGCGGTAGGCTGGGCGGTGCATTACGCATGGCGGGAGACGTGGCGGCCGAGGGGACGCGCGTCGCCCGGACTTCACtgtgccgcccgtgaggcatcaatggaggccgaCCGGCGCGAAAGCGcgcgcagctttggcattgattcgcggcGGGAaatgaggcgatgaggacgacgaagcggcgagaagGGAGTCGAGTCGCTGACACGACTGGCCCACGGCGCTTTCGCGCCATAAaagattcgcccggcgcccccgagcgacccccagcgtgccgggttcgggttgggtccttcggcgccaatttcggcccgagccggcgaaaaatgggcccctgggggcgcgactgggccgattttttggcaCCGGCGGCCGAAAAATCGACTTggggccttgttgggggcgcggctggagatgctctaactttcttaaattattcatatcaatcgattttttattggttcaatttgtcttaggaaacaaataacaaatttttaaaaaacaaataatagatttgaatctaactttcctaacttatctaaatcaatcgatttctctcattagtgaaatttgttttagaaAACAAACAAGAGACACGTcacaaactttcctcccaataaatagtttcttaacatttgcaaactttcctagtCAGACACATCACAAATgggcaggtactgatatcatgttaccaaataataaaaccccatttgcatagaaatcagttcaaaatcctaacttttctaaatttttacctttccttgataacatccATTATTTCCTATGTTCtccacctattgaaggaaatcacccctGCATCGATATTAACAttttttggaatgagatctccAGGTTATTAtttttttgcgattctttccaattgtgacctctccttccgcTTCGACTccttctcgcataatgacctccaccacagccagctgacgccaccctagacctcttgcctctccacaccttctccgccacctcctcctcgtactcCATTAACAATCCCTCTGCCACGTTTGTCCACGGCGGTGTCGAGGACATGGCGCAACAGCGTACTAGTGGTAGAGCAGCGCATAACAGTAGGAAgaagcacgcagcaggcgaggcgagcggcCGACGGTGGAGGGCAGAGATGCGGCCGGCGTGGCTGAGGAGGCGGCCGACAGAAGATGGCCGCGACAGGAGGCAGCGCGAGGCAGGGGCGCGATAGCGGGCAAGCGAAGGGATATGCGGCAGCAGgcggggcgagcgcagccagcgagagtgtgACGCGCGGCCAGGGTGTGCGTCGTGTGGGGcacagtggtgcggtggctgtGGCGAGCGTGATGGCAACGGCGGGCGCGACAGACGCGGTGTGGCACGTGCGTGGGCATGGAGAGCTAGAGAGGGAGTGGCCCCGCAGGCGCGGAAGAAGAGTTGAAGGCTCGGGCATGGGCGCGCATAGaagcgggcatgtgccacggggtcaatccaaggagctcagtggctacccctgcaatggccatggcggacgacGGTTCTCGGCCACGGCAaaatacctaacgagagcaaacgagaggggaaactggggaaaggcaagaggagatcacggcggtgtcaatggcaccctaggggaagacaggggagctcggggcggcgcagATCGAACGACAATGTCGCGGTGGCCaaaggttgaggaagacggcaacgacgtcgatctgggggtgctggacttgatctcgttggcgcagacgaagtagcggaggcattcggagctcctcgacaagctcctagccaGCAGGGAGGGCAGTGGTCGTGTGGACGGGATCAGTCATGGTGGCCGTGGCATCTGACTTCGTCCAGATCACCGCGATCGAGCGAGCAAGGAGGAGAAGTGGACCTgggaggagtgaggccatgggggcagGGGAGGCAGGGATTCACCTTTATCCATTCCCCTTCAATGTCGGCGAGGTGGTCGGACGGGAGCCCGGCTCTGTAGCGACGGACTCATggaacaggagaagacgaccgtgcggggactggaccactgggccggttcggtggcaaggcccggAGGGTAGGGGAATCCCCTTTTTCATCGTCCTTTTGGTTTTTAATGTATTCTAATCcgtttctcctttttaacaccgttttctatttattcttatatcaactaaatggattttgttaattgtgaaactatgcacacaattcgagcacaatatttttaggtggcacaaaaagtttggggccaaatggaaatacataaaattaggtttatatttaattggttattttaactactgatggacctcttattaatttgacaagatttaatttttgggtcagataatgttgggctcaacatgtcaaagatcagtggaatttatagaatatggtgaacattttagttttactgtttgacaaaataatttatttgactttattttaaatttgaattggtctttgatttttatcaagtggcagtttggcttagcaagcctgatgacatggcatcattagggggaGGTCATTGTAGATAACGACTTGAGATGTTACATAATCTTCCCATTTCTGAAATTTCATTGTTAAATGATTGAGGAATATATCACACTATCCATTAGTTCAGTCAAGCTCACCACAAGTCCACACATTATTGCCAATTGAGTAAGTCTTATTGACGGGGAGAATAggctatgtgtgtgtgttagagagagagagagagagagggagagagagagggaggaagagggaggggaaGAGAGTGTGTgtcaggatttgatggtaaaaaggtcgccaatgtcgtaatattgaactcttaaagttaatgtggccctgtTGCAACGCACAGGCGTTCTTCTAGTTTAGGAGATGATGATATATAATTAGACGTGAAATATCTCGAAAAAAATAGATGTGAAAtagtccctccgtttcaaaatagatgactcaactttgtactaaagttagtataaaattaAGTCATTATTTTAAAACGGATGGAGTATTATCTAACATCTAGATGTAACATAGACGGACTTTTTTTAATATCTGAAATCTAAAATCCAACCGGCCATCACGCGGTCAATGCCAACATGAGTTGAGACGTTGACAGCACCAAGTAAGGAAAATCCACGCCTAAGCCAAAGCGCGTTCTTAAACCTGTGGATTCAATACCATGAACCCTCCGGCTAAGGTTGACTTTGGTGGCGTCGTCGACCAGCCGTGTTCTATGTCAATGCATCGAAATTTCACTGTCCCTCCGAGTCAACCCGGAGCAAATCAGACTTCTCTATAAATAAAAGGAATCAGCGGGCTTGAGcagaaagaagcagcagcaacggcCAGGAGTTAGCCAAGAAGATCGAAGCTAGCATGGGTCGGTCAAGTGGAAGCCTCGCAGTCGCCATGACGACGCTAGTAGCTTCGGTTCTCATCCCCCAGCTTCTCCTTGCGCCCACGCCCGTCTCGTCGTCGCCGGCCGTCCTGGTCCCGCTCCTCCGAACGGCCGTCATCCGCGCGTCCCCGCTCTTGAGGAACCTGGTCAAAGCTTTCTTGCAAGAGCAAGCGAAGCAGGGTGTGATGCAGCTCATCTGGAAGGCGGCGGGGCACCTAAAGGACCAGCTGCTGGGCGGCGTGGGAGCCGACGCCGCCGGCCTGGTCGTCTTCGACATATCCATCGGGACGTCCCCCGCGCAGGCCGTCTCCGGGGTGTTGGACATAACCTCCCAGCTAGTCTGGGCGCAGTGCGCGCCCTGCGACGCCTGCCGGACGCCAGCCTTCCGGCCCGCCGAGTCAGCGTCCTTCTCCAAGATCCCCTGCGGCAGCCCGACGTGCCCGCGCGTGCTGGGCGACCGGACTGCCTGCGTCGGCGACGGCGACTGCGCGTACAACGCCACGTACTACGGCGCCGGCAACCAGTCCAATGCCTACACGGAAGGCTCCTTCGCCACCGAGACGTTCACCTTCGGCGCGACGTCCGTCCCAGGCATCGTGTTCGGCTGCGTGGCCAGTACCACGGTGCAGCTCTCCGGCGGCGCGTCCGCGTTGTTCGGCTTCGGCAGGGGGAACATCTCCCTCGTGTCGCAGCTCGGGCTCTCGAGGTTCTCCTACACTCTGGCGTCCGA
This window encodes:
- the LOC119293427 gene encoding aspartic proteinase nepenthesin-2-like; translated protein: MGRSSGSLAVAMTTLVASVLIPQLLLAPTPVSSSPAVLVPLLRTAVIRASPLLRNLVKAFLQEQAKQGVMQLIWKAAGHLKDQLLGGVGADAAGLVVFDISIGTSPAQAVSGVLDITSQLVWAQCAPCDACRTPAFRPAESASFSKIPCGSPTCPRVLGDRTACVGDGDCAYNATYYGAGNQSNAYTEGSFATETFTFGATSVPGIVFGCVASTTVQLSGGASALFGFGRGNISLVSQLGLSRFSYTLASDDADGSESVIRLGDAAVPQSQRSRSTPLLRSVMQPDLYYVGLSSIQVDGHDLDGIPAGTFDLQADGSGGVFLSSTWPATYLEETAYGALRRALMSSIESQGVTPVDAEDLHQLCYRRWSFSYVTVPALTLVFDGVNATMEVKPENYFFKDGLKVCLTVLPSKGVSVLGSLLQTGTNMIFDIGSGLLTFETPTP